The proteins below are encoded in one region of Micromonospora pisi:
- a CDS encoding DUF58 domain-containing protein, translated as MTGSSVPLRAAVPQPRRGAQGDPGPESVPVSTSETGAVPQWWTPTRALGRAVLLTGLLLMGGVLLGRVDLVVLAAPFALGTAYALRRRPAEPPRIQVAAEDGTLVEGGVFAGVVTVGNPDLAGYDLAVVRTRVSPWITIREAGFAGPAGVGRPLAFSVVAGEAVDLELTGLTTRWGRHPFGPAGVRAVACAGLLSSRPVLVDPQRVRVYPMTEPFDADEAMPRAAGLVGGHRSRRPGEGGELAGVRIFGPGDRLRRVDWRVSLRARQLHVAATLSDRDAEVVLLLDVLAEAGRSGGVRGTASVLDTTVRAAAAIAEHYLHRGDRVSLLEYGPAARRLRPATGRRQYLIALEWLLDVTAANSEHEPYDQVFGPQVLSSNALVVVLTPLVDTRSAAMLARLVRSGRFVVAVDTLPELTAPPRRGQWTEVAHRLWRLDRENTIGQLREHGVPVVPWAGAGSLDLVLRDVARLASAPRAVGR; from the coding sequence ATGACCGGCAGCTCCGTGCCCCTGAGGGCCGCCGTACCGCAGCCGCGTCGTGGCGCGCAGGGCGACCCCGGTCCGGAGTCGGTGCCGGTGTCGACGTCGGAGACCGGGGCGGTGCCGCAGTGGTGGACGCCGACCCGGGCGCTCGGCCGGGCCGTGCTCCTCACCGGTCTGCTGCTGATGGGCGGCGTGCTGCTCGGTCGGGTCGACCTGGTGGTGCTCGCCGCGCCGTTCGCGCTCGGCACCGCGTACGCCCTGCGGCGACGTCCCGCCGAGCCGCCCCGGATCCAGGTGGCTGCCGAGGACGGGACGCTGGTCGAGGGAGGCGTGTTCGCCGGTGTGGTGACCGTGGGCAACCCGGACCTGGCCGGTTACGACCTGGCCGTGGTCCGGACCAGGGTCTCGCCGTGGATCACCATCCGCGAGGCCGGGTTCGCCGGGCCGGCCGGGGTGGGCCGGCCGTTGGCGTTCTCCGTGGTCGCGGGTGAGGCGGTCGACCTGGAGCTGACCGGGCTCACCACCCGCTGGGGTCGGCACCCGTTCGGCCCGGCCGGTGTGCGGGCCGTCGCCTGCGCCGGGCTGCTCTCCAGCCGGCCGGTGCTGGTTGATCCGCAGCGGGTCCGGGTCTATCCGATGACCGAGCCGTTCGACGCCGACGAGGCGATGCCCCGGGCCGCGGGCCTGGTCGGCGGCCACCGGTCCCGGCGACCGGGCGAGGGCGGAGAACTGGCCGGCGTACGCATCTTCGGCCCCGGTGACCGGTTGCGCCGAGTCGACTGGCGGGTGTCGCTACGGGCCCGGCAACTGCACGTCGCCGCCACCCTGTCGGATCGGGACGCCGAGGTGGTGCTCCTGCTCGACGTGCTCGCCGAGGCGGGCCGTTCCGGCGGTGTACGGGGCACCGCGTCGGTGCTCGACACCACCGTCCGGGCCGCCGCCGCGATTGCCGAGCACTACCTGCACCGGGGCGACCGGGTCTCGTTGCTCGAGTACGGCCCGGCCGCCCGCCGGCTCCGTCCCGCCACCGGCCGGCGGCAGTACCTGATCGCGCTGGAGTGGCTGCTCGACGTCACCGCCGCCAACTCCGAGCACGAACCGTACGACCAGGTCTTCGGACCCCAGGTGCTCTCCTCGAACGCGCTCGTGGTGGTGCTCACTCCGCTGGTCGACACCCGTTCGGCGGCGATGCTGGCCCGGTTGGTCCGCTCCGGTCGGTTCGTGGTCGCGGTGGACACCCTGCCGGAGCTGACCGCCCCGCCCCGACGCGGCCAGTGGACCGAGGTGGCCCACCGGCTCTGGCGACTCGATCGGGAGAACACCATCGGACAGCTGCGGGAGCACGGCGTACCGGTGGTGCCGTGGGCCGGTGCCGGCAGCCTCGACCTGGTGCTCCGTGACGTCGCCCGGCTCGCCTCCGCGCCCAGGGCGGTCGGCCGGTGA
- a CDS encoding NAD(P)/FAD-dependent oxidoreductase: MKKRILVVGAGHVGLYAALRLSKKLHSWEAEVMVVDPQPHMTYQPFLPEASAGNISPRHAVVPLRRALRNCTIVAGEVTRIEHARKTATVQPIIGPAREIPYDHIIVAPGSVSRTLPIPGLREQGIGFKTIGEAIYLRNHVLDRLDVAAATADPVTRRNALTFVFVGGGYAGIEALAEMEDMARDALKYYPELSSEDMRWVLVEATLRVLPEVDRDMGAYTVQQLLKRKMDIRLDTRLESCVDGVVKLSDGDSFRADTIVWTAGVKPSPMLDQTDLPRDERRRVTCLPTLQVVDGDRVLEGAWSAGDCAAVPDLTGPPGTFCSPSAQHAVRQAAQMADNIRAVLRSRLPKNYKHKHAGSVASLGLHKGVAQVYGIKLTGLPAWAMHRAYHLSRIPSLNRKVRVLVDWVLAFVLRREVVALGQLHDPREEFVEATPRIAPRS; the protein is encoded by the coding sequence GTGAAAAAACGGATCCTCGTAGTTGGCGCTGGGCACGTCGGGTTGTACGCGGCCCTGCGTCTGTCGAAGAAGCTCCACTCGTGGGAGGCCGAGGTGATGGTGGTTGACCCCCAACCACACATGACCTATCAGCCGTTCCTGCCCGAGGCGTCCGCGGGCAACATCTCCCCGCGGCACGCGGTGGTTCCGCTGCGCCGGGCGCTGCGGAACTGCACGATCGTCGCCGGTGAGGTGACCCGGATCGAGCACGCCCGGAAGACAGCGACCGTCCAGCCGATCATCGGACCGGCCCGGGAGATCCCGTACGACCACATCATCGTGGCGCCGGGGTCGGTGTCGCGGACCCTGCCGATTCCCGGTCTGCGTGAGCAGGGGATCGGGTTCAAGACCATCGGTGAGGCCATCTACCTGCGCAACCACGTGCTGGACCGGCTCGACGTGGCGGCCGCCACCGCCGACCCGGTGACCCGGCGCAACGCGTTGACCTTCGTCTTCGTCGGTGGCGGGTACGCCGGCATCGAGGCTCTGGCCGAGATGGAGGACATGGCCCGGGACGCGCTGAAGTACTACCCGGAGCTCTCGTCGGAGGACATGCGGTGGGTGCTGGTCGAGGCGACCCTGCGGGTGCTGCCCGAGGTCGACCGTGACATGGGCGCGTACACCGTGCAGCAGTTGCTCAAGCGCAAGATGGACATCCGGCTGGACACCCGGTTGGAATCCTGCGTGGACGGCGTGGTCAAGCTCTCCGACGGGGACAGCTTCCGGGCTGACACGATCGTCTGGACCGCCGGTGTCAAGCCGTCGCCGATGCTCGACCAGACCGACCTGCCCCGTGACGAGCGGCGCCGGGTGACCTGTCTGCCGACCCTCCAGGTGGTCGACGGGGACCGGGTGCTGGAGGGGGCGTGGAGCGCCGGCGACTGTGCGGCGGTGCCGGACCTGACCGGTCCGCCCGGCACGTTCTGCTCACCCAGCGCCCAGCACGCGGTGCGTCAGGCGGCCCAGATGGCCGACAACATCCGGGCGGTGCTGCGCAGCCGGCTGCCGAAGAACTACAAGCACAAGCACGCGGGCAGCGTGGCGAGCCTCGGGCTGCACAAGGGCGTGGCCCAGGTGTACGGCATCAAGTTGACCGGCCTGCCGGCCTGGGCCATGCACCGGGCGTACCACCTGAGTCGGATCCCGTCGCTCAACCGCAAGGTCCGGGTGCTGGTCGACTGGGTGCTCGCCTTCGTCCTGCGCCGTGAGGTGGTCGCTCTGGGCCAGCTGCACGACCCGCGCGAGGAGTTCGTCGAGGCCACCCCGCGCATCGCCCCCCGCTCCTGA
- a CDS encoding DUF6541 family protein, with protein sequence MTSPAPAAQDTKLSEDTADTIAGVPRSRWARWQAAIRPHLPDLGICLLFLLLAGWLTSGMWPDPGARTLSLNPEDQVLYEWFLAADARALLGDFGLLSDRLNAPDGVNLMANTTIIAPGVLFAPVTLVFGVTTTFALLVAGNLAVTAIAWFLLFRRVLGARRLAAALGGGFCGFAPGMISQTNSHLHMTALWLIPVIVWLVVRLLRAADPTARPDRPGPDRRRIVTSGIGLAAAVSVQVFVGEEVLFLTALTLIIMTVAYGIANRQLLRRALRGFATGLLIAVGLAGAALAYPLWFQFAGPQSVPNGMFSPYYFSADLASWTAISPLSLAGSDASARLTTGPAEYNTFLGWPLLLVTVAAVVWLFQQRVRRPLLIAVTAAGVLMAALSLGPDLVINGERTSFPGPYGLLLGVPVVDGALPMRFALALIPLIATVLVLAVDRASRAEVRSTRILVPALAAAALLPIFPTPLPTAARPPLPTFISGGHWRDCVAPGGVLVPVPLPTPKEPWAMRWAAAANNEFGMPEGFFIGPYASGGKASMGTYKQPTSALLAEVAKTGAVPPISDEQRQRARGDLAFWNASCVVLADDAPRAESLRTALEGLLGPATRVADAWTWKIR encoded by the coding sequence GTGACCAGCCCAGCCCCCGCAGCGCAGGACACCAAACTTAGCGAGGACACAGCGGACACCATTGCCGGCGTACCCCGGTCCCGGTGGGCCCGGTGGCAGGCAGCCATCCGCCCACACCTACCCGACCTGGGGATCTGCCTTCTCTTCCTGCTCCTGGCCGGATGGTTGACCAGCGGAATGTGGCCCGATCCCGGTGCCCGTACGCTCTCGCTCAACCCCGAGGACCAGGTGCTCTACGAGTGGTTCCTGGCTGCCGACGCCCGGGCCCTGCTCGGCGACTTCGGGCTGCTCAGCGACCGGCTCAACGCCCCCGACGGGGTGAACCTGATGGCGAACACCACGATCATCGCCCCGGGAGTGCTCTTCGCCCCGGTAACACTCGTCTTCGGGGTGACGACGACCTTCGCCCTGCTGGTCGCGGGCAACCTGGCCGTCACCGCGATCGCCTGGTTCCTGCTCTTCCGGCGGGTCCTGGGTGCCCGGCGGCTCGCCGCCGCGCTCGGCGGCGGCTTCTGCGGCTTCGCCCCCGGCATGATCTCCCAGACCAACAGCCACCTGCACATGACCGCGCTCTGGCTGATCCCGGTGATCGTCTGGCTGGTGGTACGACTGCTCCGGGCCGCCGACCCGACCGCCCGGCCGGACCGACCCGGGCCGGACCGACGCCGGATCGTCACCTCCGGGATCGGACTCGCCGCAGCGGTCTCCGTACAGGTCTTCGTCGGCGAGGAGGTGCTCTTCCTCACCGCCCTCACGTTGATCATCATGACCGTCGCGTACGGGATCGCGAACCGGCAACTCCTCCGGCGGGCGCTGCGGGGATTCGCCACCGGACTGCTGATCGCGGTCGGGCTGGCCGGAGCCGCCCTGGCCTACCCACTCTGGTTCCAGTTCGCCGGACCCCAGAGCGTCCCGAACGGCATGTTCAGCCCGTACTACTTCTCGGCCGACCTGGCGAGCTGGACGGCGATCTCACCGCTCTCGCTCGCCGGCAGCGACGCGTCCGCCCGGCTCACCACCGGACCGGCCGAGTACAACACCTTCCTCGGCTGGCCGCTGCTGCTCGTCACCGTCGCCGCCGTGGTCTGGCTGTTCCAGCAACGGGTACGGCGCCCGCTACTGATCGCGGTCACCGCCGCAGGGGTGCTGATGGCAGCACTCTCGCTCGGCCCCGACCTGGTGATCAACGGAGAGCGGACCAGCTTCCCCGGGCCGTACGGGCTGCTGCTCGGCGTACCCGTGGTGGACGGCGCACTGCCGATGCGGTTCGCCCTGGCGCTGATCCCGCTGATCGCGACGGTGCTGGTGCTCGCCGTCGACCGGGCGTCGCGGGCCGAGGTCCGGTCGACCCGGATCCTGGTGCCGGCGCTGGCCGCCGCCGCCCTCCTGCCGATCTTCCCCACCCCGCTGCCGACCGCCGCGCGGCCGCCGCTGCCGACGTTCATCAGCGGCGGACACTGGCGCGACTGTGTCGCCCCGGGCGGGGTACTGGTGCCGGTGCCGTTGCCGACGCCGAAGGAACCATGGGCGATGCGCTGGGCAGCCGCGGCCAACAACGAGTTCGGCATGCCGGAGGGCTTCTTCATCGGGCCGTACGCGTCCGGCGGCAAGGCGTCGATGGGCACCTACAAGCAGCCCACCTCGGCGCTCCTGGCCGAGGTCGCGAAGACCGGCGCGGTGCCCCCGATCAGCGACGAGCAGCGCCAGCGCGCCCGCGGCGACCTGGCCTTCTGGAACGCCTCCTGCGTGGTCCTGGCCGACGACGCACCCCGGGCCGAGAGCCTGCGCACCGCGCTCGAGGGCCTGCTGGGGCCGGCGACCCGGGTCGCCGACGCCTGGACCTGGAAGATCCGCTAA
- a CDS encoding Bax inhibitor-1/YccA family protein, which translates to MKTSNPVLARLGQAAERERAAGYAPAGPYGQPGYGQPYPTTAGAYPAAPPAVQPMSIDDVVVKTVTLLGITGASATAAWLLVPDALMGLAWIGALVVGLVLGLVISFSRMANPALVIAYAVVEGVLVGAVSKAFESLYNGIVLQAVVATFGVFFLMAILYRAKAIRATPKFVRGVIAAMVGLFAVILINLVLSLFGFDTGLRSGGPLAIGFSLICIVVASLSFILSFHEVEEGVRMGLPQRYSWTAAFGILVSLIWLYFEVLRLISYFQGDD; encoded by the coding sequence GTGAAGACTTCCAACCCGGTGCTGGCCCGGCTCGGCCAGGCGGCCGAGCGCGAGCGGGCCGCCGGGTACGCCCCGGCCGGTCCGTACGGGCAGCCCGGCTACGGGCAGCCGTACCCGACGACGGCGGGAGCCTACCCGGCCGCACCCCCTGCGGTGCAGCCGATGTCCATCGACGATGTTGTGGTCAAGACCGTCACCCTGCTCGGCATCACGGGGGCCTCCGCCACCGCAGCCTGGCTGCTGGTGCCGGACGCCCTGATGGGCCTGGCCTGGATCGGTGCGCTGGTGGTCGGGCTGGTGCTCGGCCTGGTGATCAGCTTCTCCCGGATGGCCAACCCGGCGCTTGTGATCGCCTACGCCGTGGTCGAGGGTGTTCTCGTCGGCGCGGTGAGCAAGGCCTTCGAGTCGCTCTACAACGGCATCGTGCTCCAGGCGGTGGTCGCCACCTTCGGGGTGTTCTTCCTGATGGCGATCCTCTACCGGGCGAAGGCGATCCGGGCGACGCCCAAGTTCGTCCGTGGCGTCATCGCCGCGATGGTCGGCCTGTTCGCGGTCATTCTGATCAACCTGGTGCTGTCGCTGTTCGGTTTCGACACCGGCCTGCGTAGTGGTGGCCCGCTGGCGATCGGCTTCAGCCTGATCTGCATCGTGGTCGCCTCGCTCAGCTTCATCCTGAGCTTCCACGAGGTCGAAGAGGGCGTACGCATGGGCCTTCCCCAGCGTTACTCCTGGACCGCGGCGTTCGGCATCCTGGTCAGCCTCATCTGGCTCTACTTCGAGGTGCTGCGCCTGATCAGCTACTTCCAGGGTGACGACTGA
- a CDS encoding acetyl-CoA C-acetyltransferase — protein sequence MSTDPSRTAVIVATARSPIGRAGKGSLRDLRPDDLAATIVQAALDQVPQLDPTQIDDLYLGCGLPGGEQGFNMGRVVATLLGLDTLPAATVTRYCASSLQTTRMAFHAIAAGEGDVFVSAGVECVSRFSRGSSDGLPPEAQALVGGGWQNPRFADARARSAARTEAGAEHWTDPRLGGALPDIYLSMGQTAENLAQVYDVTRAEMDEFGVRSQNLAEQAIAAGFWSREITPVKLPSGELVSTDDGPRAGVTMEAVAGLKPVFRPDGRITAGNCCPLNDGAAAVIVMSEQRARDLGITPLARIVATGVTGLSPEIMGLGPVEASRQALRRAGMTIDDVDLVEINEAFAAQVIPSYRELDIPLEKLNVMGGAIAVGHPFGMTGARITGTLINSMRWHDKSIGLETMCVGGGQGMALILERLS from the coding sequence ATGTCGACCGATCCCTCCCGCACCGCCGTCATCGTCGCCACCGCCCGTTCCCCGATCGGCCGCGCCGGCAAGGGCTCGCTGCGCGACCTGCGGCCGGACGACCTCGCCGCCACCATCGTCCAGGCCGCGCTCGACCAGGTACCTCAACTCGACCCCACCCAGATCGACGACCTCTACCTCGGTTGCGGTCTGCCCGGCGGCGAGCAGGGCTTCAACATGGGCCGGGTGGTGGCCACCCTGCTCGGCCTGGACACCCTGCCGGCGGCAACCGTGACCCGCTACTGCGCCTCGTCGCTGCAGACCACCCGGATGGCCTTCCACGCGATCGCGGCCGGTGAGGGCGACGTCTTCGTCTCGGCCGGCGTCGAATGCGTGTCACGCTTCAGTCGCGGCAGCTCGGACGGCCTGCCCCCGGAGGCCCAGGCCCTGGTCGGCGGCGGCTGGCAGAACCCGCGCTTCGCCGATGCCCGGGCCCGGTCCGCGGCCCGTACCGAGGCCGGTGCCGAGCACTGGACCGACCCCCGGCTGGGCGGCGCACTGCCCGACATCTACCTGTCCATGGGGCAGACCGCGGAAAACCTGGCCCAGGTGTACGACGTCACCCGCGCCGAAATGGACGAGTTCGGCGTACGCAGCCAGAACCTCGCCGAACAGGCGATCGCCGCCGGCTTCTGGTCCCGCGAGATCACACCGGTGAAGCTCCCCTCGGGCGAGTTGGTGAGCACCGACGACGGACCCCGTGCCGGGGTGACGATGGAGGCGGTGGCCGGTCTCAAGCCGGTGTTCCGCCCCGACGGCAGGATCACCGCCGGCAACTGCTGCCCGTTGAACGACGGCGCGGCGGCGGTGATCGTGATGAGCGAGCAGCGCGCCCGTGACCTCGGCATCACTCCGCTGGCCCGGATCGTCGCCACCGGGGTCACCGGGCTCTCCCCGGAGATCATGGGGCTCGGGCCGGTCGAGGCGTCCCGGCAAGCGCTGCGACGGGCCGGCATGACCATCGACGACGTCGACCTGGTCGAGATCAACGAGGCGTTCGCCGCCCAGGTGATCCCCTCGTACCGGGAGTTGGACATCCCGCTCGAGAAGCTGAACGTGATGGGCGGAGCAATCGCGGTCGGCCACCCCTTCGGGATGACCGGGGCGCGGATCACCGGCACCCTGATCAACTCGATGCGCTGGCACGACAAGAGCATCGGCCTGGAGACGATGTGCGTCGGCGGCGGTCAGGGCATGGCCCTGATCCTGGAACGGCTCAGCTAG
- a CDS encoding SGNH/GDSL hydrolase family protein gives MTASRTGRRRGGIAGRIGRAAAITLVAGTVGGAAVLAGEVVLARNRRYAEPELGLALRSVVGRTGAAPLRLVLLGDSAALGVGVNRLRDTVGGQLAWLLSEGAGIGGGTMAAQGQRLVHLSSVGVSGSRATDLATQVARALLGERPDVAVILIGANDVTALRRTGETASYLGAAVRRLRNAGVEVVVGTCPDLGAVRALAPPLRQIAGLLGRRTAKAQARAVLEAGGVAVDLGAETGPVFRADAGTLCHDGYHPSADGYRVWAHALLPAVAEAAAVTRQH, from the coding sequence ATGACAGCGAGCAGGACCGGGCGCCGTCGGGGCGGTATCGCGGGCCGGATCGGCCGGGCCGCCGCGATCACGCTCGTCGCCGGTACGGTCGGCGGGGCGGCCGTGCTCGCCGGCGAGGTCGTGCTGGCCCGCAACCGCCGGTACGCCGAACCGGAACTGGGATTGGCGCTGCGCTCGGTGGTCGGCCGGACCGGTGCGGCACCACTGCGACTGGTCCTGCTCGGCGACTCGGCAGCGCTCGGGGTCGGCGTCAACCGGCTCCGGGACACCGTCGGCGGCCAGCTCGCCTGGCTGCTCTCCGAGGGCGCCGGCATCGGCGGCGGGACCATGGCGGCGCAGGGGCAACGACTGGTCCACCTCTCCAGCGTGGGTGTCTCCGGCTCCCGGGCCACCGACCTGGCCACCCAGGTGGCGCGGGCACTGCTCGGCGAACGCCCGGACGTGGCGGTGATCCTGATCGGGGCCAACGACGTGACGGCGCTACGCCGTACCGGTGAGACCGCCTCCTACCTCGGCGCCGCCGTACGCCGACTGCGCAACGCCGGGGTGGAGGTCGTCGTCGGCACCTGCCCGGACCTCGGGGCGGTACGCGCCCTCGCACCGCCGCTCCGGCAGATCGCCGGTCTGCTCGGTCGACGTACCGCGAAGGCGCAGGCCCGTGCCGTACTCGAAGCGGGCGGGGTCGCGGTCGACCTCGGTGCCGAGACCGGGCCGGTCTTCCGGGCCGACGCCGGCACGCTCTGCCATGACGGCTACCACCCGTCGGCGGACGGGTACCGGGTCTGGGCGCACGCCCTGCTGCCGGCGGTGGCGGAAGCAGCGGCGGTCACCCGTCAGCACTGA
- a CDS encoding SGNH/GDSL hydrolase family protein, which produces MSTAGSVARERAPWRRARRIAKLTIIGAGVTAATTVAAWGVLIGQARQARRVIPLAEAPPPRGDGVYGARFPGKPLTMVILGDSSAAGYGVHRPRETPGALLATGVSRRLRRPVRLHRYAVVGSRSAGLAPQVEAALEQQPDLAVILVGGNDVTARTPLSIAVRYLVDAVRELRGAGAQVVVGTCPDLGAIRPIKPPLRWLARRWSRQLAAAQTVAVVEAGGATVSLGDLLGPRFAAEPARMFAWDRFHPSAEGYAVAAAALLPTVLMALGVTEEQRPPLAAGEGVRSLPAAAHEAARNAGTEVSGAEVGGRERGPAGRWAQLRRRRAWFGHQRGEEPAARGPQPTARDTGPTTSGTEPAAPGPGPVAGGPETGHGEKSAATGATSSTVEERA; this is translated from the coding sequence ATGAGTACGGCCGGTTCGGTGGCGCGGGAACGGGCGCCGTGGCGCCGCGCGCGCCGGATCGCCAAGCTGACCATCATCGGTGCCGGCGTCACCGCGGCGACCACGGTGGCGGCGTGGGGAGTGCTGATCGGTCAGGCCCGGCAGGCCCGACGGGTCATACCGCTCGCGGAGGCGCCGCCGCCGCGTGGTGACGGGGTGTACGGGGCCCGGTTCCCGGGCAAGCCCCTGACCATGGTCATACTCGGTGACTCCTCCGCCGCCGGGTACGGCGTGCACCGCCCACGGGAGACCCCGGGTGCCCTCCTCGCGACCGGCGTCTCGCGCCGACTGCGCCGACCGGTCCGACTGCACCGGTACGCGGTGGTGGGCAGTCGGTCCGCCGGCCTCGCCCCGCAGGTGGAAGCGGCCCTGGAACAGCAGCCGGACCTGGCCGTGATCCTGGTCGGCGGAAACGACGTGACCGCCCGTACACCGTTGTCGATCGCCGTACGCTATCTGGTCGACGCGGTCCGTGAGCTGCGCGGCGCCGGCGCCCAGGTGGTCGTCGGCACCTGCCCCGACCTGGGCGCGATCCGACCCATCAAACCCCCGCTGCGCTGGCTGGCCCGGCGGTGGAGCCGGCAACTCGCCGCCGCGCAGACCGTGGCGGTGGTCGAGGCCGGCGGGGCCACGGTCTCCCTGGGCGACCTGCTCGGGCCCCGGTTCGCCGCCGAGCCCGCCCGGATGTTCGCCTGGGACCGCTTCCACCCGTCGGCCGAGGGGTACGCGGTCGCCGCCGCGGCACTGTTGCCGACCGTACTGATGGCGCTCGGCGTCACCGAGGAGCAGCGTCCGCCGCTCGCCGCGGGCGAGGGGGTCCGGTCGTTGCCGGCCGCCGCGCACGAGGCCGCCCGCAACGCCGGTACGGAGGTCAGCGGTGCGGAGGTCGGCGGCCGGGAACGCGGGCCCGCCGGTCGCTGGGCGCAGTTGCGCCGCCGCCGCGCCTGGTTCGGCCACCAGCGCGGCGAGGAGCCGGCGGCGCGTGGCCCACAGCCGACGGCGCGGGACACTGGGCCCACAACAAGCGGAACGGAGCCGGCGGCGCCCGGACCCGGGCCGGTCGCGGGTGGACCGGAAACAGGGCACGGCGAGAAGTCGGCGGCGACCGGAGCGACGTCATCCACAGTGGAGGAGCGAGCATGA
- a CDS encoding YkvA family protein produces MAKTLKRTAAFAALARALTSGSRGGPSLGARLAAIPRMIRATARGEYDGGLRLALMAAATAYVASPIDFAPELLLAVFGLADDALMVTWLAGSVLAETERYLLWEARRDSVIPGHVVP; encoded by the coding sequence ATGGCAAAGACACTGAAGCGGACGGCGGCATTCGCGGCGCTGGCCCGGGCACTGACATCCGGGTCGCGGGGCGGCCCGTCGCTCGGCGCCCGGCTGGCCGCGATACCCCGGATGATCCGCGCGACCGCGCGCGGCGAGTACGACGGCGGCCTGCGACTGGCGCTGATGGCGGCGGCGACCGCGTATGTGGCGTCCCCGATCGACTTCGCCCCGGAACTGCTGCTGGCCGTCTTCGGCCTGGCCGACGACGCGCTGATGGTGACCTGGCTGGCCGGGAGCGTGCTCGCCGAGACCGAGCGTTACCTGCTCTGGGAGGCGCGTCGGGACAGCGTGATCCCCGGTCACGTGGTGCCCTGA
- a CDS encoding cystathionine beta-synthase, with amino-acid sequence MRYYDNVVDLIGHTPLVRLHQVTAGITATVLAKVEYFNPGGSVKDRIALRMVEEAEQAGLLKPGGTIVEPTSGNTGVGLALVAQLRGYQCVFVCPDKVSEDKRNVLRAYGAEVVVCPTNVAPEDPRSYYNVSNRLADEIPNAWKPNQYANPANPRSHYETTGPELWEQTEGRITHFVAGVGTGGTISGIGRYLKEVSGGAVKIIGADPEGSVYSGGTGRPYLVEGVGEDFWPETYDQNVADQIIEVSDKASFELTRRLAREEGLLVGGSCGMAVVAALEVARQAGPDDVIVVLLPDGGRGYLSKIFNDDWMARYGFLETDNSQPTVADALGSKPGGVPELIHVHPTETVRDAIDYMREYAVSQLPVLKAEPPVVTGEVAGSIAERDLLDALFTGQAHLHDTIERHMGPPLPMIGGGQPVSEAVGLLEKSDAALVLVDGKPRGVLTRQDLLAHLGAR; translated from the coding sequence GTGCGCTACTACGACAATGTCGTCGACCTGATCGGGCACACGCCCCTGGTGCGGTTGCACCAGGTCACCGCCGGCATCACCGCGACGGTGCTCGCCAAGGTGGAGTACTTCAACCCGGGTGGCTCGGTCAAGGACCGGATCGCGCTGCGGATGGTCGAGGAGGCGGAGCAGGCCGGGTTGCTCAAGCCCGGGGGCACGATCGTCGAGCCGACCAGTGGCAACACCGGTGTCGGACTGGCCCTGGTCGCCCAGCTCAGGGGCTACCAGTGTGTCTTCGTCTGCCCGGACAAGGTCAGCGAGGACAAGCGCAACGTGCTGCGGGCGTACGGCGCCGAGGTGGTGGTCTGCCCGACCAACGTCGCCCCGGAGGACCCGCGCTCGTACTACAACGTCTCGAACCGGCTCGCCGACGAGATCCCCAACGCCTGGAAGCCGAACCAGTACGCCAACCCGGCCAACCCGCGTTCGCACTACGAGACGACCGGCCCGGAGCTGTGGGAGCAGACCGAGGGCCGGATCACCCACTTTGTGGCCGGGGTCGGCACCGGCGGCACGATCTCCGGTATCGGCCGTTACCTCAAGGAGGTTTCCGGCGGCGCGGTGAAGATCATCGGCGCTGACCCGGAGGGCTCGGTCTACTCCGGTGGCACCGGCCGGCCGTACCTCGTCGAAGGGGTGGGCGAGGACTTCTGGCCGGAGACGTACGACCAGAACGTGGCCGACCAGATCATCGAGGTCTCGGACAAGGCGTCGTTCGAGCTGACCCGGCGGCTGGCCCGCGAGGAGGGGCTGCTGGTCGGTGGCTCCTGCGGGATGGCCGTGGTCGCCGCGCTGGAGGTGGCCCGGCAGGCCGGCCCGGACGACGTGATCGTGGTGCTGCTGCCCGACGGTGGTCGGGGCTACCTGTCGAAGATCTTCAACGACGACTGGATGGCCCGCTACGGTTTCCTGGAGACCGACAACAGCCAGCCGACCGTGGCCGACGCGCTGGGCAGCAAGCCGGGCGGGGTGCCGGAGCTGATCCACGTACACCCGACCGAGACGGTCCGGGACGCGATCGACTACATGCGCGAGTACGCCGTCTCCCAGTTGCCGGTGCTCAAGGCCGAGCCGCCGGTGGTCACCGGTGAGGTGGCCGGTTCGATCGCCGAGCGGGACCTGCTCGACGCGCTCTTCACCGGTCAGGCGCACCTGCACGACACGATCGAGCGGCACATGGGGCCGCCGCTGCCGATGATCGGTGGTGGGCAGCCGGTGAGCGAGGCGGTCGGTCTGCTGGAGAAGTCCGACGCCGCGCTGGTGCTGGTCGACGGCAAGCCCAGGGGCGTACTGACCCGGCAGGACCTGCTCGCCCACCTCGGCGCCCGCTGA